A part of Liolophura sinensis isolate JHLJ2023 chromosome 1, CUHK_Ljap_v2, whole genome shotgun sequence genomic DNA contains:
- the LOC135461266 gene encoding cyclin-dependent kinase 2-like — protein sequence MSYEPMAVMMNTDFPGNPDNYIRLEWLDNGAFGEVWKVQHQQTGNIYAAKEIAYRGHHDDEECIVRERSALLCLKHDGIIKLVDIVVLPSQIWLVEEFADLGSLQDAKELHKTLGDNDKVNLVRQIIQAVQCCHQCRIAHMDINPRNVLLVSPLTLKLADFGQALFNVKSIPEGEEYLGDSKYLPPEILCRDKYYPTAVDIWSLGCVVFYIFAREHIFHGTSKQIIQQQKKYCRTHDLPSCLSGCTLTKSTRLFLCKTLIHRPQLRPLADTLEKIANRVGLFES from the coding sequence ATGAGCTATGAACCTATGGCGGTAATGATGAACACGGACTTTCCTGGAAACCCTGACAACTACATTCGTCTGGAATGGCTGGATAACGGGGCTTTTGGAGAAGTTTGGAAAGTACAACACCAGCAAACAGGCAACATCTACGCAGCAAAAGAAATAGCTTACCGAGGACatcatgacgacgaggagtgtATTGTTCGAGAAAGATCTGCGTTACTGTGTCTTAAGCACGATGGGATTATCAAGCTAGTAGACATTGTGGTATTGCCGTCCCAGATCTGGCTCGTGGAAGAGTTCGCAGACCTGGGCTCTCTACAAGACGCCAAAGAGCTCCACAAGACATTAGGTGACAACGACAAGGTGAATCTAGTGCGGCAAATCATCCAGGCCGTTCAATGTTGCCACCAATGTCGGATAGCACACATGGACATCAACCCAAGGAATGTCTTGCTTGTGAGCCCATTGACTCTGAAGCTGGCTGATTTTGGTCAGGCCCTGTTTAATGTTAAATCTATACCTGAAGGAGAGGAATATTTGGGTGATTCAAAATACCTCCCTCCGGAAATCTTGTGTCGCGATAAGTATTACCCCACAGCTGTGGACATTTGGAGTCTTGGATGTGTCGTCTTTTATATCTTCGCCAGGGAACACATATTTCATGGGACTTCCAAACAGATAattcaacaacaaaagaaatactGTCGAACTCACGACCTACCATCGTGTCTATCAGGCTGTACGTTAACCAAATCTACACGGCTATTCCTTTGTAAAACTCTTATACATAGACCTCAACTCAGGCCATTGGCGGACACCCTAGAGAAAATCGCCAACCGTGTGGGGCTCTTCGAGTCGTGA